The following are from one region of the Escherichia sp. E4742 genome:
- the dppF gene encoding dipeptide ABC transporter ATP-binding subunit DppF — MSTHEATSQQPLLQAIDLKKHYPVKKGMFAPERLVKALDGVSFTLERGKTLAVVGESGCGKSTLGRLLTMIETPTGGELYYQGQDLLKHDPQAQKLRRQKIQIVFQNPYGSLNPRKKVGQILEEPLLINTSLSKEQRREKALSMMAKVGLKTEHYDRYPHMFSGGQRQRIAIARGLMLDPDVVIADEPVSALDVSVRAQVLNLMMDLQQELGLSYVFISHDLSVVEHIADEVMVMYLGRCVEKGTKDQIFNNPRHPYTQALLSATPRLNPDDRRERIKLTGELPSPLNPPPGCAFNARCRRRFGPCTQLQPQLKDYGGQLVACFAVDQDENPQKPAV, encoded by the coding sequence ATGAGTACGCATGAGGCCACCTCGCAACAACCGCTGTTGCAGGCTATCGACCTGAAAAAACATTACCCGGTGAAGAAAGGCATGTTCGCGCCGGAACGTCTGGTTAAAGCGCTGGACGGCGTTTCATTTACTCTTGAACGCGGCAAAACGCTGGCGGTAGTAGGTGAATCTGGCTGCGGTAAATCGACCCTCGGTCGGTTGCTGACGATGATTGAAACGCCCACCGGCGGTGAACTGTATTACCAGGGGCAGGATCTGCTCAAGCACGATCCGCAGGCGCAGAAGCTGCGTCGGCAGAAAATCCAGATCGTCTTCCAGAATCCCTATGGTTCGCTGAATCCGCGTAAAAAAGTCGGGCAAATTCTTGAAGAGCCGCTGCTGATTAATACCAGCTTAAGCAAAGAACAGCGTCGGGAAAAAGCCTTGTCGATGATGGCAAAAGTTGGCCTGAAAACCGAGCACTACGACCGCTATCCGCATATGTTCTCCGGTGGTCAGCGTCAGCGTATCGCCATTGCCCGTGGTCTGATGCTCGACCCGGATGTGGTGATTGCCGATGAACCGGTTTCTGCGCTGGACGTCTCGGTGCGTGCGCAGGTGCTCAATCTGATGATGGATTTGCAGCAAGAGTTGGGGCTGTCTTATGTCTTCATCTCGCATGATCTGTCGGTGGTGGAGCACATTGCTGATGAAGTGATGGTGATGTACCTGGGCCGCTGCGTGGAGAAGGGAACGAAGGACCAAATCTTCAATAACCCACGTCATCCGTACACCCAGGCACTGCTCTCTGCGACGCCGCGCCTGAACCCGGACGATCGCCGCGAGCGCATCAAACTCACTGGTGAACTGCCAAGCCCGCTGAATCCACCGCCGGGCTGCGCCTTCAACGCCCGCTGTCGTCGACGCTTCGGCCCCTGCACCCAGTTGCAGCCGCAGCTAAAAGACTACGGCGGTCAACTGGTTGCCTGCTTTGCTGTTGATCAGGATGAAAATCCGCAGAAGCCAGCTGTATAA
- the dppD gene encoding dipeptide ABC transporter ATP-binding protein, producing MALLNIDKLSVHFGDESAPFRAVDRISYSVKQGEVVGIVGESGSGKSVSSLAIMGLIDYPGRVMAEKLEFNGQDLQRISEKERRNLVGAEVAMIFQDPMTSLNPCYTVGFQIMEAIKVHQGGNKSTRRQRAIDLLNLVGIPDPASRLDVYPHQLSGGMSQRVMIAMAIACRPKLLIADEPTTALDVTIQAQIIELLLELQQKENMALVLITHDLALVAEAAHKIIVMYAGQVVETGEAHAIFRAPRHPYTQALLRALPEFAQDKERLASLPGVVPGKYDRPNGCLLNPRCPYATDRCRAEEPALNMLADGRQSKCHYPLDDAGRPTL from the coding sequence ATGGCGTTATTAAATATAGATAAATTATCGGTGCATTTCGGCGACGAAAGCGCACCGTTCCGCGCCGTAGACCGCATCAGCTACAGCGTAAAACAGGGAGAAGTGGTCGGGATTGTGGGTGAATCCGGTTCGGGTAAATCGGTCAGTTCACTGGCGATTATGGGGCTGATTGATTATCCGGGTCGCGTAATGGCGGAAAAGCTGGAGTTTAACGGCCAGGATTTGCAGCGTATCTCAGAAAAAGAGCGCCGCAATCTGGTGGGTGCCGAAGTGGCGATGATCTTCCAGGACCCGATGACCAGCCTTAACCCGTGCTACACCGTGGGTTTCCAGATTATGGAAGCGATTAAAGTGCATCAGGGCGGCAACAAAAGTACCCGTCGTCAGCGGGCGATTGACCTGTTGAATCTGGTTGGCATCCCCGATCCAGCATCGCGTCTGGATGTTTACCCGCATCAGCTTTCCGGCGGCATGAGCCAGCGTGTAATGATCGCGATGGCGATTGCCTGTCGACCAAAACTGCTGATTGCTGATGAACCGACCACCGCGCTGGACGTGACCATTCAGGCGCAAATCATCGAACTGCTGCTGGAATTGCAGCAGAAAGAGAACATGGCGCTGGTGTTGATTACCCATGACCTGGCGCTGGTGGCGGAAGCGGCGCATAAAATCATCGTGATGTATGCCGGTCAGGTAGTGGAAACGGGCGAAGCCCATGCCATCTTCCGTGCGCCGCGTCACCCGTATACTCAGGCATTGCTACGCGCGCTGCCGGAATTTGCTCAGGACAAAGAACGTCTGGCGTCGTTACCTGGCGTCGTTCCCGGCAAGTACGACCGCCCGAACGGCTGCCTGCTTAACCCGCGCTGCCCCTATGCCACGGACAGATGTCGCGCTGAAGAACCGGCGCTGAATATGCTCGCTGACGGGCGTCAGTCCAAATGCCACTACCCACTTGATGATGCCGGGAGGCCGACACTATGA
- the dppC gene encoding dipeptide ABC transporter permease DppC: protein MSQITENKVIIAPVPMTPLQEFWHYFKRNKGAVVGLVYVVIVLFIAIFANWIAPYNPAEQFRDALLAPPAWQEGGSMAHLLGTDDVGRDVMSRLMYGARLSLLVGCLVVVLSLIMGVILGLIAGYFGGLVDNIIMRVVDIMLALPSLLLALVLVAIFGPSIGNAALALTFVALPHYVRLTRAAVLVEVNRDYVTASRVAGAGALRQMFINILPNCLAPLIVQASLGFSNAILDMAALGFLGMGAQPPTPEWGTMLSDVLQFAQSAWWVVTFPGLAILLTVLAFNLMGDGLRDALDPKLKQ, encoded by the coding sequence ATGTCACAGATTACTGAAAATAAAGTGATTATCGCACCGGTGCCGATGACCCCGTTACAGGAGTTCTGGCACTATTTTAAACGCAACAAAGGCGCGGTTGTCGGGCTGGTTTACGTCGTCATCGTGCTGTTTATCGCGATCTTTGCCAACTGGATTGCGCCGTATAACCCGGCAGAACAGTTCCGCGATGCGCTACTCGCCCCGCCAGCCTGGCAGGAAGGCGGCAGCATGGCGCACTTGCTCGGTACAGATGACGTCGGTCGTGACGTTATGTCGCGCCTGATGTACGGCGCGCGCTTGTCGCTGCTGGTCGGCTGTCTGGTGGTGGTGTTATCGCTGATTATGGGCGTTATTCTCGGCCTGATCGCCGGTTACTTCGGCGGCCTGGTCGATAACATCATCATGCGCGTGGTCGATATCATGCTGGCGCTGCCAAGTCTGCTGCTGGCGTTGGTGCTGGTGGCGATTTTCGGCCCGTCGATTGGTAACGCCGCGCTGGCGCTAACCTTCGTTGCCTTGCCGCACTATGTGCGCTTAACCCGCGCCGCCGTGCTGGTGGAGGTGAATCGCGATTACGTCACCGCGTCTCGCGTGGCAGGTGCCGGGGCGCTGCGCCAGATGTTTATCAATATTCTTCCCAACTGCCTTGCACCGCTGATTGTTCAGGCGTCGCTCGGCTTCTCTAACGCCATTCTCGATATGGCTGCTCTTGGTTTCCTCGGCATGGGGGCGCAGCCGCCAACACCGGAGTGGGGCACCATGCTCTCCGATGTGTTGCAGTTCGCGCAAAGCGCCTGGTGGGTCGTGACCTTCCCGGGTCTGGCGATCCTGCTGACGGTGCTGGCATTTAACCTGATGGGTGACGGTTTGCGTGATGCGCTCGATCCCAAACTGAAGCAGTAA
- the dppB gene encoding dipeptide ABC transporter permease DppB — protein sequence MLQFILRRLGLVIPTFIGITLLTFAFVHMIPGDPVMIMAGERGISPERHAQLLAELGLDKPMWQQYLHYIWGVMHGDLGISMKSRIPVWEEFVPRFQATLELGVCAMIFATAVGIPVGVLAAVKRGSIFDHTAVGLALTGYSMPIFWWGMMLIMLVSVHWNLTPVSGRVSDMVFLDDSNPLTGFMLIDTAIWGEDGNFIDAVAHMILPAMVLGTIPLAVIVRMTRSSMLEVLGEDYIRTARAKGLTRMRVIIVHALRNAMLPVVTVIGLQVGTLLAGAILTETIFSWPGLGRWLIDALQRRDYPVVQGGVLLVATMIILVNLLVDLLYGVVNPRIRHKK from the coding sequence ATGTTGCAGTTTATTCTCCGACGTTTGGGACTCGTCATCCCCACGTTTATCGGTATTACCCTTCTCACATTTGCCTTTGTCCACATGATCCCGGGCGATCCGGTGATGATCATGGCGGGTGAACGTGGGATCTCCCCAGAGCGTCACGCGCAATTGCTGGCAGAACTCGGCTTGGATAAACCGATGTGGCAGCAGTATCTCCATTACATTTGGGGCGTAATGCACGGCGATTTAGGCATTTCGATGAAAAGCCGCATCCCGGTTTGGGAAGAGTTCGTGCCACGCTTCCAGGCCACGCTGGAACTTGGTGTCTGCGCGATGATTTTTGCTACGGCAGTCGGTATTCCGGTCGGTGTACTGGCAGCGGTTAAACGTGGTTCCATTTTCGATCACACTGCGGTTGGCCTGGCGCTGACCGGCTACTCAATGCCTATCTTCTGGTGGGGCATGATGCTGATCATGCTGGTTTCGGTGCACTGGAACCTGACGCCTGTCTCCGGTCGCGTGAGCGACATGGTGTTCCTTGACGACTCCAATCCGTTAACCGGTTTTATGTTGATCGACACCGCTATCTGGGGTGAAGACGGTAACTTTATCGATGCCGTCGCCCATATGATCTTACCTGCGATGGTGCTGGGCACAATTCCGCTAGCGGTTATCGTGCGTATGACGCGCTCTTCGATGCTGGAGGTGCTGGGCGAGGATTACATCCGCACCGCGCGCGCCAAAGGCCTTACTCGTATGCGGGTGATTATCGTTCATGCGCTGCGTAACGCGATGCTGCCAGTGGTGACCGTTATCGGCCTGCAGGTAGGGACGCTGTTGGCGGGGGCGATTCTGACTGAAACCATCTTCTCGTGGCCCGGTCTGGGTCGCTGGTTAATTGACGCGCTGCAACGCCGTGATTATCCGGTAGTGCAGGGCGGTGTATTGCTGGTGGCGACGATGATTATCCTCGTCAACCTGCTGGTCGATCTGCTGTACGGCGTGGTGAACCCGCGTATTCGTCATAAGAAGTAA
- the dppA gene encoding dipeptide ABC transporter substrate-binding protein DppA, translating to MRISLKKSGMLKLGLSLVAMTVAASVQAKTLVYCSEGSPEGFNPQLFTSGTTYDASSVPLYNRLVEFKIGTTEVIPGLAEKWEVSDDGKTYTFHLRKGVKWHDNKEFKPTRELNADDVVFSFDRQKNAQNPYHKVSGGSYEYFEGMGLPELISEVKKVDDNTVQFVLTRPEAPFLADLAMDFASILSKEYADAMMKAGTPEKLDLNPIGTGPFQLQQYQKDSRIRYKAFDGYWGTKPQIDTLVFSITPDASVRYAKLQKNECQVMPYPNPADIARMKQDKSINLMEMPGLNVGYLSYNVQKKPLDDVKVRQALTYAVNKDAIIKAVYQGAGVAAKNLIPPTMWGYNDDVQDYTYDPEKAKALLKEAGLEKGFSIDLWAMPVQRPYNPNARRMAEMIQADWAKVGVQAKIVTYEWGEYLKRAKDGEHQTVMMGWTGDNGDPDNFFATLFSCAASEQGSNYSKWCYKPFEDLIQPARATDDHNKRVELYKQAQVVMHDQAPALIIAHSTVFEPVRKEVKGYVVDPLGKHHFENVSIE from the coding sequence ATGCGTATTTCCTTGAAAAAGTCAGGGATGCTGAAGCTTGGTCTCAGCCTGGTGGCTATGACCGTCGCAGCAAGTGTTCAGGCTAAAACTCTGGTTTATTGCTCAGAAGGATCTCCAGAAGGGTTTAACCCGCAGCTGTTTACTTCCGGCACCACCTATGACGCCTCTTCCGTACCGCTTTATAACCGTCTGGTTGAATTTAAAATCGGCACCACCGAAGTGATTCCGGGCCTCGCTGAAAAGTGGGAAGTCAGCGATGACGGTAAAACCTATACCTTCCACTTGCGTAAAGGTGTGAAGTGGCACGACAACAAAGAATTCAAACCGACGCGCGAACTGAACGCCGATGACGTGGTGTTCTCGTTCGACCGTCAGAAAAACGCGCAAAACCCGTACCATAAAGTTTCTGGCGGCAGCTACGAATACTTCGAAGGCATGGGCTTGCCGGAGCTGATCAGCGAAGTGAAAAAGGTGGACGACAACACCGTTCAATTCGTGCTGACTCGCCCGGAAGCGCCGTTCCTTGCTGATCTGGCAATGGACTTCGCCTCTATTCTGTCAAAAGAATATGCAGACGCGATGATGAAAGCCGGTACGCCGGAAAAACTGGACCTCAACCCGATCGGCACCGGCCCGTTCCAGTTACAGCAGTATCAAAAAGATTCCCGTATTCGCTACAAAGCGTTTGATGGCTACTGGGGTACCAAACCGCAGATCGATACGCTGGTCTTCTCTATTACCCCTGACGCTTCAGTGCGTTACGCAAAATTGCAGAAAAATGAATGCCAGGTGATGCCGTACCCGAACCCGGCAGACATTGCCCGCATGAAGCAGGATAAATCCATCAACCTGATGGAAATGCCGGGGCTGAACGTCGGTTATCTCTCGTATAACGTGCAGAAAAAACCACTGGATGACGTGAAAGTTCGCCAGGCTCTGACCTACGCAGTGAACAAAGATGCGATCATCAAAGCGGTTTATCAGGGCGCGGGCGTGGCAGCGAAAAACCTGATCCCGCCAACCATGTGGGGCTATAACGATGACGTTCAGGACTACACCTACGATCCTGAAAAAGCGAAAGCCTTGCTGAAAGAAGCGGGTCTGGAAAAAGGTTTCTCCATCGACCTGTGGGCTATGCCAGTACAACGTCCGTATAACCCGAACGCTCGCCGCATGGCAGAGATGATTCAGGCTGACTGGGCGAAAGTAGGCGTGCAGGCCAAAATCGTCACCTACGAATGGGGTGAGTACCTCAAGCGTGCGAAAGATGGCGAGCACCAGACGGTAATGATGGGCTGGACTGGCGATAACGGGGATCCGGATAACTTCTTCGCCACCCTTTTCAGCTGCGCCGCCTCTGAACAAGGCTCCAACTACTCAAAATGGTGCTACAAACCGTTTGAAGACCTGATTCAACCGGCGCGTGCCACCGACGACCACAACAAGCGCGTTGAACTGTACAAACAAGCACAGGTGGTGATGCACGATCAGGCTCCGGCACTGATCATCGCTCACTCCACCGTGTTTGAACCGGTACGCAAAGAAGTTAAAGGCTATGTGGTTGATCCATTAGGCAAACATCACTTCGAAAACGTCTCTATCGAATAA
- the eptB gene encoding kdo(2)-lipid A phosphoethanolamine 7''-transferase: MRYIKTITQQKLSFLLAVYIGLFMNCAVYFRRFDGYAHNFTFLNGVSAVIELAGTVLATFFFLRLISLFGRTAWKVLASLLVLISAGASYYMTFMNVMIGYGIVASVMTTDIDLSKEVVGWTLIAWVVLVSIIPLLFIWMNRSQDTFWRQLCTPKTRWRSALTVLLAGLLVWGPIRLMDVVQKRADRMAGVDMPSYGGVLANSYLPSNWLSALGLYAWAQVDESSDNRSLMNPAKKFTYTPTQNLDDTYVVFIIGETTRWDHMGMLGYERDTTPKLAKEKNLVMYRGYSCDTATKLSLRCMFVREGGTEDNPQRTLKEQNVFAVLKQLGFSSDLYAMQSEMWFYSNTMADNIAYREQIAAEPRNRGKAVDDMLLVNEIERSLEKKPEGKHLIVLHTKGSHYNYTQRYPREFAQWKPECYAIDRKCPRAPMINSYDNSITYVDHFIDTVIDKFRDKKAIIFYAADHGESINEREHLHGTPREYAPPEQFRVPMMVWMSDKYLENPANAQAFAQLKKEADIKVPRRHVELYDTILGCLGYTSPDGGINENNNWCRIPQAKKAEAN, from the coding sequence ATGAGATATATCAAAACGATAACGCAGCAAAAGCTAAGCTTTTTGCTCGCTGTCTATATCGGTCTGTTTATGAATTGCGCAGTCTATTTCCGTCGGTTTGACGGTTACGCGCATAACTTCACTTTTCTTAATGGCGTCTCGGCGGTTATCGAACTGGCAGGGACGGTTCTGGCAACCTTCTTCTTTTTACGTTTAATTTCACTCTTTGGCAGAACGGCCTGGAAAGTGCTGGCTTCATTGCTGGTGCTGATTTCTGCCGGAGCCAGCTACTACATGACATTTATGAATGTCATGATTGGCTACGGGATTGTTGCTTCGGTGATGACCACCGACATTGACTTATCGAAAGAAGTGGTTGGCTGGACGCTTATCGCATGGGTTGTACTGGTGAGTATTATCCCGTTGCTATTTATCTGGATGAACCGCTCACAAGACACCTTCTGGCGTCAGCTTTGTACCCCGAAAACTCGCTGGCGTAGTGCGCTTACCGTGCTTTTGGCGGGCTTGTTGGTATGGGGTCCAATTCGTCTGATGGATGTAGTGCAAAAGCGTGCAGACCGTATGGCCGGAGTGGATATGCCGAGCTACGGTGGCGTACTGGCGAACTCTTATTTGCCTTCGAACTGGCTTTCTGCGTTGGGGCTGTATGCCTGGGCGCAAGTGGATGAATCGTCAGACAATCGGTCGCTGATGAATCCGGCAAAAAAATTCACCTATACCCCGACGCAAAATCTCGACGACACCTATGTGGTTTTCATTATTGGCGAAACTACGCGTTGGGATCATATGGGGATGCTGGGCTACGAGCGCGATACCACGCCGAAGCTGGCCAAAGAGAAAAACCTGGTGATGTACCGTGGTTATTCTTGTGATACCGCGACTAAATTATCACTACGTTGTATGTTTGTGCGTGAAGGTGGAACGGAAGATAACCCACAACGTACGCTTAAAGAGCAGAACGTATTTGCGGTTCTCAAACAGCTGGGCTTTAGCTCTGATTTGTACGCTATGCAGAGTGAGATGTGGTTCTATAGCAACACCATGGCTGACAACATTGCCTATCGCGAGCAAATTGCAGCAGAGCCGCGTAACCGTGGGAAAGCGGTGGACGATATGTTGCTGGTCAATGAAATCGAGCGCTCTCTGGAGAAAAAACCAGAAGGTAAGCATCTGATTGTGCTGCATACCAAAGGGTCACACTATAATTATACTCAACGTTATCCCCGTGAGTTTGCCCAGTGGAAGCCAGAGTGCTATGCAATTGACCGCAAATGCCCACGAGCGCCGATGATTAACTCATACGATAACTCCATCACCTATGTTGATCATTTTATCGACACAGTCATCGACAAATTCCGCGATAAGAAGGCCATTATTTTCTATGCAGCGGACCACGGTGAATCAATTAATGAGCGTGAGCACTTGCATGGCACACCACGTGAATATGCGCCACCGGAGCAGTTTCGCGTACCGATGATGGTCTGGATGTCGGATAAATATCTGGAGAATCCGGCCAACGCGCAGGCATTCGCGCAGCTGAAAAAAGAGGCGGATATCAAAGTGCCACGCCGTCATGTAGAACTGTACGACACCATTTTAGGTTGCCTTGGTTATACTTCACCGGACGGTGGTATCAACGAAAACAACAACTGGTGTCGAATCCCTCAGGCGAAGAAGGCAGAAGCTAACTAA
- a CDS encoding L-lactate MFS transporter, with the protein MTPSNYQRTRWLTLIGTIITQFALGSVYTWSLFNGALSAKLDAPVSQVAFSFGLLSLGLAISSSVAGKLQERFGVKRVTMASGILLGLGFFLTAHSNSLMMLWLSAGVLVGLADGAGYLLTLSNCVKWFPERKGLISAFAIGSYGLGSLGFKFIDTQLLETVGLEKTFVIWGAIALVMIVFGATLMKDAPKQEVKTSNGVVEKDYTLAESMRKPQYWMLAVMFLTACMSGLYVIGVAKDIAQSLAHLDAISAANAVTVISIANLSGRLVLGILSDKIARIRVITIGQVISLVGMAALLFAPLNAVTFFAAIACVAFNFGGTITVFPSLVSEFFGLNNLAKNYGVIYLGFGIGSICGSIIASLFGGFYVTFYVIFALLILSLALSTTIRQPEIRVLREVHG; encoded by the coding sequence ATGACACCTTCAAACTATCAGCGTACGCGCTGGCTTACCCTTATCGGTACCATTATTACCCAGTTTGCGCTGGGGTCAGTTTATACCTGGAGCCTGTTTAATGGCGCGCTCTCTGCCAAACTGGATGCGCCGGTCAGTCAGGTTGCTTTCTCCTTCGGCCTGTTGAGTCTGGGACTGGCAATTTCTTCTTCTGTTGCTGGCAAGTTACAGGAACGTTTTGGTGTCAAGCGCGTCACAATGGCTTCTGGTATTCTGCTGGGATTGGGTTTCTTCCTTACCGCGCATTCCAACAGCCTAATGATGCTCTGGTTGAGCGCTGGTGTGCTGGTCGGTCTGGCAGATGGTGCGGGTTACCTGCTGACCCTTTCTAACTGCGTGAAGTGGTTCCCGGAGCGTAAAGGTCTGATCTCCGCATTCGCCATTGGTTCTTATGGCCTGGGAAGCCTGGGGTTCAAATTTATCGACACACAACTGCTGGAAACGGTCGGTCTGGAAAAAACCTTTGTAATTTGGGGTGCGATTGCGTTGGTGATGATTGTCTTTGGCGCGACGTTAATGAAAGATGCGCCGAAACAGGAAGTGAAAACCAGTAATGGCGTAGTAGAGAAGGACTACACCCTGGCAGAGTCTATGCGTAAACCGCAATACTGGATGCTGGCGGTGATGTTCCTCACGGCCTGCATGAGCGGTCTGTATGTGATTGGTGTGGCGAAAGATATTGCTCAGAGCCTGGCGCATCTTGATGCAATTTCCGCGGCCAACGCAGTAACGGTTATTTCTATTGCTAACCTTTCTGGTCGTCTGGTGCTGGGCATTCTGTCTGACAAAATCGCCCGTATCCGCGTCATCACTATCGGACAGGTGATTTCGCTGGTGGGTATGGCAGCACTGCTATTTGCACCATTGAATGCGGTGACGTTCTTCGCGGCGATTGCCTGTGTGGCGTTTAACTTCGGTGGCACAATTACCGTCTTCCCGTCACTGGTCAGTGAGTTCTTCGGCCTCAATAACCTGGCGAAAAACTACGGCGTAATTTATCTCGGCTTCGGTATCGGTAGCATTTGTGGTTCGATTATCGCCTCGCTGTTTGGCGGCTTCTATGTGACTTTCTACGTCATTTTTGCCCTGCTGATTTTGTCTCTGGCGCTTTCAACGACCATTCGCCAGCCTGAGATCAGAGTGTTGCGCGAAGTACATGGTTAA
- a CDS encoding autotransporter outer membrane beta-barrel domain-containing protein — protein sequence MIIKKCGGRWHLSLLASVVISSFFLNTAYAWQQEYIVDTQPGHTTERYTWDSDHQPDYNDILSQRIQSSQRALGLEVNLAEETPADVTSSMSMGWNFPLYEQVTTGPVAALHYDGTTTSMYNEFGDSTATLTDPLWHASVSTLGWRVDSRLGDFRPWAQISYNQQFGENIWKAQSGLSRMTATNQNGNWLDVTVGADMLLNQHIAAYAALSQAENSANDSDYLYTMGVSARF from the coding sequence ATGATCATAAAAAAATGCGGTGGTCGCTGGCACTTAAGTCTGCTGGCGAGCGTGGTAATCAGTTCTTTTTTTCTCAACACAGCTTACGCCTGGCAACAAGAATATATCGTTGATACGCAACCAGGACATACCACTGAGCGTTATACCTGGGATAGCGATCACCAACCGGACTACAACGATATTTTGTCGCAACGTATTCAAAGTAGCCAAAGAGCGTTGGGACTGGAAGTTAATCTGGCGGAAGAAACCCCTGCGGATGTGACCAGCAGTATGAGTATGGGCTGGAACTTTCCTTTATATGAGCAGGTTACAACGGGTCCAGTCGCCGCATTACATTACGATGGCACAACCACCTCCATGTATAACGAGTTTGGCGACAGTACTGCAACGCTGACTGATCCGTTATGGCATGCCAGCGTCAGTACGTTAGGCTGGCGTGTCGATTCCCGACTTGGCGATTTCCGTCCCTGGGCGCAAATCAGCTACAACCAGCAATTTGGTGAAAATATCTGGAAGGCTCAATCAGGCCTAAGTCGCATGACAGCGACAAATCAGAATGGTAACTGGCTCGATGTAACCGTAGGAGCCGATATGTTGCTTAACCAGCATATTGCCGCCTATGCCGCGTTATCCCAGGCGGAGAATAGCGCCAATGATAGTGATTATTTGTATACCATGGGCGTTAGTGCCAGATTTTAA
- the tag gene encoding DNA-3-methyladenine glycosylase I, whose protein sequence is MERCGWVSQDPLYIAYHDNEWGVPETNSNKLFEMICLEGQQAGLSWITVLKKRENYRACFHQFDPVKVAAMQEEDVERLVLDAGIIRHRGKIQAIIGNARAYLQMEQNGEPFADFVWSFVNHQPQVTQAKTLSEIPTSTPASDALSKALKKRGFKFVGTTICYSFMQACGLVNDHVVGCCCHPGRK, encoded by the coding sequence ATGGAACGTTGCGGCTGGGTGAGTCAGGACCCGCTTTATATTGCCTACCACGATAATGAGTGGGGCGTGCCTGAAACCAACAGTAATAAACTGTTCGAAATGATCTGCCTTGAAGGACAACAGGCAGGGTTATCCTGGATTACCGTTCTCAAAAAACGTGAAAACTATCGCGCCTGTTTTCATCAGTTCGATCCGGTAAAAGTCGCGGCTATGCAGGAAGAGGACGTTGAAAGACTGGTGCTTGATGCCGGGATTATCCGCCATCGTGGGAAAATTCAGGCGATAATTGGTAACGCACGGGCATACCTGCAAATGGAGCAGAACGGCGAACCGTTTGCCGACTTTGTCTGGTCGTTCGTAAACCATCAACCACAGGTGACACAAGCCAAAACGTTGAGCGAAATCCCCACCTCAACGCCCGCCTCTGATGCGCTTTCCAAGGCACTGAAAAAACGCGGCTTCAAATTTGTTGGCACGACGATTTGTTACTCCTTTATGCAGGCATGCGGACTGGTGAACGATCATGTCGTTGGCTGCTGTTGCCATCCGGGGAGGAAATAA
- a CDS encoding N-acetyltransferase has product MIREAQRLELPAILELWLESTTWGHPFIEESYWRDCIPLVRDAYLANAQNWVWEEDGKLLGFVSVMEGRFLAAMFVAPKAVRRGIGKALMQHVQQRHPHLLLEVYQKNQPAINFYHAQGFHIVDCAWQEETQLPTWIMDWQADQTP; this is encoded by the coding sequence ATGATTCGAGAAGCGCAACGTTTGGAATTACCTGCGATCCTTGAATTATGGCTGGAAAGTACAACCTGGGGACATCCTTTCATAGAAGAAAGCTACTGGCGTGACTGCATTCCGCTGGTGCGTGATGCTTATCTTGCCAACGCGCAAAACTGGGTGTGGGAAGAAGATGGCAAGCTTCTCGGTTTTGTCAGCGTGATGGAAGGACGATTTTTAGCTGCGATGTTTGTCGCACCAAAGGCCGTCAGGCGCGGTATTGGTAAGGCGCTGATGCAACATGTGCAACAACGCCATCCCCATTTATTGTTGGAGGTTTACCAGAAAAACCAGCCCGCGATAAATTTCTACCATGCGCAAGGATTCCATATTGTCGACTGCGCCTGGCAGGAAGAAACCCAACTTCCCACCTGGATTATGGATTGGCAGGCGGATCAAACGCCGTAA